A single region of the Liolophura sinensis isolate JHLJ2023 chromosome 9, CUHK_Ljap_v2, whole genome shotgun sequence genome encodes:
- the LOC135474776 gene encoding dnaJ homolog subfamily C member 16-like yields the protein MITVKFVPDVPLLSFCAVIFLIANSVVAEDLYEVLGVSRSATQQEIKKAYKNLAKEWHPDKNKDPDATAIFTKINEAYETLGEPERRHQYDHYGYTTAQEPNRQHQHHGDFGFFNQGPFGGFKFHFRGAEAIFDKYLLTLRAYETRVFPDSHKRPYIIYAYSDFCFQCMRMEHILEKFFKDLDGIGFGLGAIHAGVNQALTTHLRLHEVPAIMGLSQGRLTFLKGVVNLQTLKDFARGLFPSQLVNMVTDEGLDSFLSGWQQDNQVRGIFFSRKDTPPARFLLSAFKNRDRIKSALVHIYSPDAKEILLKYGVDQSKETLLMFKEDPKVAVATVSMHQIPRSTLDEVMESNKFLTLPRLSSQGYFDDLCPETESVRRRKLCVVLVTQKSTDHDYYRSTFRKFARKFTTFRDKVTLTYVFEDTQKSWIQMLSEGRDSKVNQSALKVAIIWRLAKRNLNFEWLEPGWPKEKTDQERSIAVLNSRLEHLLSTQSNLLHRALLPELYNEHALSILTRILYRLLDWWDRIVYFVMGYDSATWSLLTFSAAIVFLLGYVMQKMMMVEEANVERMRPKRAKPRPPNRTEDNTVYVHPLRAESYDMLVRQSDTGLTVTILVDLPSREKLLQRFVEIMFPHSRYSGLTFAFLQLEHYLGWYKSLLEDSTDNRTQLDNIKVRNCVGTVLAINGFRKYYYLYHPKRARIYMRQNQKINVGRAMGLYDTDDSSTDDEKIAEELEDSTPIFEENLLDGLTNWMDRVFDGSVRRIRVKEWPDIMP from the exons ATGATTACGGTAAAATTTGTACCGGACGTACCTCTTCTCAGTTTTTGTGCCGTGATTTTTCTGATTGCAAACAGCGTAGTGGCAGAAGACCTCTACGAGGTTCTTGGAGTTTCAAGATCAGCCACACAACAGGAGATCAAGAAAGCATACAAAAATTTAGCCAAGGAATG GCATCCTGACAAAAACAAAGATCCAGATGCTACAGCTATATTCACCAAAATTAATGAAGCTTATGAG ACTTTGGGTGAGCCTGAGAGGCGGCACCAATATGATCACTATGGCTACACCACGGCGCAGGAGCCCAACCGACAGCACCAACATCACGGGGACTTTGGCTTTTTCAATCAAGGGCCATTTGGAGGGTTTAAGTTTCACTTCCGTGGGGCGGAAGCTATTTTTGATAAATACCTTCTGACTTTAAG AGCATACGAAACTAGAGTTTTTCCGGACAGTCACAAGCGGCCTTACATTATCTACGCCTACTCGGATTTTTGTTTCCAGTGTATGAGGATGGAGCATATCTTGGAGAAATTCTTCAAGGATTTGGATGGCATAG GATTTGGTTTGGGAGCAATTCATGCGGGTGTTAACCAAGCCTTAACAACTCACCTGCGACTTCATGAGGTTCCAGCCATCATGGGGCTAAGTCAGGGGCGTTTGACTTTCCTCAAGGGTGTGGTCAACTTGCAGACCCTGAAGGACTTTGCTAGAGGCCTCTTCCCATCTCAGCTTGTCAATATG GTGACTGATGAAGGACTGGACTCATTCTTAAGTGGCTGGCAACAGGATAATCAGGTCCGGGGAATCTTTTTTTCTCGCAAAGACACCCCGCCTGCTCGATTCTTGCTGAGTGCATTTAAAAACAGAGACCGTATTAAATCGGCCTTGGTTCACATTTACTCGCCGGATGCCAAGGAAATTCTCTTGAAGTACGGAGTTGACCAATCTAAAGAAACATTGCTCATGTTTAAGGAAGATCCAAAAGTAGCAGTAGCAACTGTGTCG ATGCATCAGATCCCCAGATCTACGTTAGATGAAGTCATGGAATCCAACAAGTTCCTGACATTACCCAGACTCTCCAGTCAAGGTTATTTTGATGACCTCTGCCCAGAGACCGAGAGTGTCCGCCGGAGAAA gttgtgtgttgtgttggTAACGCAAAAGTCCACCGACCATGACTATTACCGCTCAACGTTCAGAAAGTTTGCCCGAAAATTCACCACTTTTCGAGACAAAGTGACACTGACGTACGTGTTTGAGGACACTCAGAAGTCCTGGATACAGATGTTGTCTGAAGGTCGTGATAGCAAAGTCAACCAATCCGCTCTGAAG GTGGCAATAATCTGGAGACTTGCTAAGAGGAATCTGAACTTTGAATGGCTGGAGCCTGGCTGGCCCAAAGAGAAAACCGACCAGGAGAGGAGCATCGCAGTGTTGAACTCCCGACTGGAACATCTTCTCAGTACTCAGTCCAATCTATTACATCGTGCCTTGCTACCAGAGCTCTACAACGAACATGCCCTG AGTATATTAACAAGGATATTGTACAGGCTATTGGACTGGTGGGACCGCATTGTGTACTTTGTCATGGG TTACGACTCTGCCACCTGGAGTTTGTTGACATTCTCAGCAGCCATTGTGTTTCTGCTTGGGTATGTCATGCAGAAAATGATGATGGTAGAGGAGGCCAATGTTGAGCGCATGCGCCCGAAACGAGCCAAACCACGCCCACCTAACAG GACTGAAGACAACACGGTGTACGTTCATCCTCTGCGGGCCGAATCCTATGACATGCTGGTGCGTCAGTCAGACACTGGGCTCACTGTCACCATTCTGGTGGACTTGCCTTCCAGAGAAAAACTGCTGCAGAGATTTGTGGAGATTATGTTCCCACATTCAAG GTACAGTGGACTAACGTTTGCTTTCCTACAGTTGGAGCATTACCTGGGTTGGTATAAATCTCTTCTGGAGGACAGCACTGACAATCGCACTCAACTGGATAATATCAAGGTGCGCAACTGTGTCGGCACTGTCCTAGCCATCAACGGCTTCAGGAAATATTATTACCTCTACCATCCCAAGAGAGCGCGTATTTACATGCGACAGAACCAAAAAATTAATGTCGGTCGTGCTATGGGCCTTTATGATACAGACGATTCCAGCACGGATGATGAGAAAATTGCTGAAGAGCTTGAAGATTCCACTCCGATATTTGAGGAGAACCTGTTGGATGGTTTGACAAACTGGATGGACCGAGTATTTGATGGCTCTGTGAGAAGGATTCGTGTCAAGGAATGGCCTGATATTATGCCATAA